A stretch of the Butyricicoccus intestinisimiae genome encodes the following:
- a CDS encoding DAK2 domain-containing protein encodes MSKLIDGQLFCAMVIEGALSIEEKKDEANELNVFPVPDGDTGTNMSLTMASAKNEMSKQLDKDIDLATASKMTASALLRGARGNSGVILSLLFRGMSKQLKTCKEANGQDLALALQEGVQAAYKAVMKPAEGTILTVSRVAAQHVVELCQSNPDAGCGDVLRAALEKGHEALAETTHQNPVLEKAGVVDAGGFGFLAVLEGMSDAYNGIHKQRKIAEPEPEAKSGATFSDIKDEDITFTYCTEFIAERRDKSRNVQRLRTFLNSIGDSLVVVEDDDIIKVHVHTDQPNEALEAGLKFGQLLTVKIENMRQQHSAKIVEEAAGLESTARKIAEPEKKYGFVSVAAGDGLVNVFKDLGVDEMVQGGQTMNPSTDDILHAIDAVPAEIVYVLPNNKNIIMAAEQAVPLCEKKTVVIIPTKNIPQGISALLSFDEGAEMDENREAMLDAAANVRSGQITYAARNSDFDGKKIKEGEYLALVESKLCANSRKLDDAVKKMLREMCKKDTAFVNIIYGADMTEEDAARVEKMVHRDSPEAEVTIINGGQPVYYFIVSAEG; translated from the coding sequence TTGTCAAAACTGATAGACGGACAGTTGTTCTGTGCCATGGTCATCGAGGGCGCGCTGTCCATTGAAGAGAAAAAAGACGAAGCAAACGAACTGAACGTTTTTCCGGTGCCGGACGGTGATACCGGCACCAATATGTCGCTGACGATGGCATCCGCAAAGAACGAGATGTCCAAGCAGCTGGACAAGGACATTGATTTAGCAACTGCAAGCAAGATGACCGCTTCGGCTCTGCTGCGCGGTGCGCGCGGAAACTCCGGCGTCATTTTGTCCCTGCTGTTCCGCGGCATGTCCAAGCAGCTCAAAACCTGCAAGGAAGCCAATGGTCAGGATTTGGCACTTGCGCTGCAGGAAGGCGTGCAGGCCGCATATAAGGCAGTCATGAAGCCGGCAGAGGGCACGATTTTGACCGTGTCCCGCGTGGCAGCACAGCACGTGGTTGAGCTGTGCCAGTCCAATCCGGATGCAGGCTGCGGAGATGTGCTGCGTGCTGCACTGGAAAAGGGTCACGAAGCACTGGCTGAAACCACGCATCAGAATCCGGTGCTGGAAAAGGCAGGCGTTGTCGATGCCGGCGGCTTTGGTTTTCTGGCAGTACTGGAAGGCATGAGCGACGCATACAACGGCATTCACAAGCAGCGCAAAATCGCAGAGCCGGAGCCGGAAGCAAAGAGCGGCGCGACCTTCAGCGATATTAAGGATGAAGATATTACCTTTACCTACTGCACCGAGTTTATCGCAGAGCGCCGCGACAAGTCGCGCAATGTACAGCGCCTGCGCACGTTCCTCAACAGCATTGGCGATAGTCTGGTTGTCGTGGAAGATGATGACATCATCAAGGTGCATGTGCACACCGACCAGCCGAACGAGGCACTGGAAGCCGGACTGAAATTCGGTCAGCTGCTCACCGTAAAAATCGAGAACATGCGTCAGCAGCATTCCGCAAAGATTGTAGAGGAAGCTGCCGGACTGGAAAGCACCGCGCGGAAGATCGCAGAACCGGAAAAGAAATATGGTTTTGTATCCGTTGCAGCCGGTGACGGTTTGGTCAACGTATTCAAAGATCTCGGCGTAGATGAAATGGTACAGGGCGGTCAGACCATGAACCCGTCCACAGATGATATTCTGCACGCGATTGACGCCGTTCCGGCTGAAATTGTATACGTTCTGCCCAATAATAAAAACATCATCATGGCAGCGGAGCAGGCTGTTCCGCTGTGCGAGAAAAAGACGGTTGTTATCATCCCGACCAAGAACATCCCGCAGGGCATTTCTGCATTGCTGTCGTTTGACGAGGGCGCGGAGATGGACGAGAACCGTGAGGCAATGCTGGATGCAGCTGCCAATGTTCGTTCGGGTCAGATTACTTATGCTGCCCGCAACTCGGATTTTGACGGCAAGAAAATCAAGGAAGGCGAATACCTTGCTCTGGTTGAGTCCAAGCTGTGCGCAAACAGCCGCAAGCTGGATGACGCCGTCAAAAAGATGCTGCGTGAAATGTGCAAAAAGGATACCGCGTTTGTCAACATCATTTACGGTGCGGACATGACCGAGGAGGACGCAGCCCGCGTCGAAAAGATGGTACACCGCGACTCTCCGGAGGCGGAAGTTACCATCATCAACGGCGGTCAGCCGGTATACTATTTTATTGTTTCAGCAGAAGGTTAA
- a CDS encoding Asp23/Gls24 family envelope stress response protein translates to MTIKADLGFINIAPEVLADIAGYAAMSCFGVKGMTIRSVSDGIAHLLRRENMSRGVRITEAEDGGVNIDLHLAVEHGVNIATICRSIISEVRYNVEKMTGVDVKNVDIYVDAIRAD, encoded by the coding sequence ATGACGATCAAAGCCGATCTCGGATTTATCAACATCGCGCCAGAGGTTCTGGCTGATATAGCTGGTTACGCAGCAATGAGCTGCTTCGGCGTCAAGGGAATGACCATTCGTTCTGTTTCGGACGGTATTGCTCACCTGCTGCGCCGAGAGAACATGTCACGCGGCGTGCGCATCACGGAGGCAGAGGACGGCGGCGTAAACATTGACCTGCATCTTGCTGTGGAACATGGCGTCAACATTGCGACCATCTGCCGTTCGATTATTAGCGAAGTCCGCTACAATGTAGAGAAAATGACTGGCGTTGACGTAAAGAATGTCGATATTTACGTGGACGCAATCCGTGCGGACTAA
- the lexA gene encoding transcriptional repressor LexA codes for MRPISEKQKQILQFIQEYTASEGYPPAVREIAAAVGLRSPSSVHAHVKHLRELGYLEQCAGKTRTVKITGQTGTTAVPLLGRVAAGQPILAVEEQQAMLYIDLHGKSGSYFALHVRGDSMVNAGILSGDTIIVRKQSYAQQGQIVVALIEEEATCKRLEKQDGHVWLMPENEAYAPIPGDDARILGVVVKVVRDYDV; via the coding sequence ATGCGTCCGATTTCTGAAAAACAGAAACAGATCCTGCAATTCATTCAAGAATATACCGCGTCCGAAGGATACCCGCCAGCCGTGCGGGAAATTGCGGCAGCTGTGGGGCTGCGCTCTCCCTCCTCTGTTCATGCGCACGTCAAGCATTTGCGCGAACTAGGCTATCTGGAGCAGTGCGCCGGAAAAACGCGAACCGTCAAAATAACCGGCCAGACCGGAACGACGGCTGTTCCCCTGCTCGGCCGTGTGGCCGCCGGACAGCCGATATTGGCGGTCGAGGAACAGCAAGCGATGCTGTACATTGATTTGCACGGAAAATCCGGTTCGTATTTCGCCCTGCACGTTCGCGGCGATTCCATGGTAAACGCGGGCATTCTCAGCGGCGACACGATCATCGTGCGCAAGCAATCCTACGCCCAGCAAGGACAGATTGTCGTTGCTCTCATCGAAGAGGAAGCGACGTGCAAGCGATTGGAGAAACAAGACGGTCACGTCTGGCTGATGCCGGAAAATGAAGCCTATGCGCCGATTCCCGGTGATGACGCACGCATTCTCGGCGTGGTTGTCAAAGTCGTGCGGGATTACGACGTATGA
- the recG gene encoding ATP-dependent DNA helicase RecG, producing the protein MKLTDDVRFVRGIGPKKAELLHKLGIDTLADAVQCYPRGYEDRTAVVPIFELLDGEKFCVHAIVGAQPKTAHIRKGMDVTNCRVYDKTGLLSLRFFNNKYAASVLEVGKEYAFYGKVQAEGRQFVMIAPEFEPVQAKEKTGRILPLYPLTAGLHQTDFYKITDAALAALPENYPDFLPEAIRKQQQFPPLGQALHSMHRPQTLEQAQQARKRMAFEELFLLACGMKFLRTGRADKKGAHLRDLSLREFYRVLPFSLTGAQQRAIEACTMDIAEGKPLSRLIQGDVGSGKTMVAAALCYLAAKNGKQAVMMAPTELLARQHMETLQPILHKLGISCGLLVSAMRAKEKREIVDEISSGKLSVIIGTHAVLSEHVQFCDLALAVVDEQHRFGVNQRAALTEKGENVHLLVMSATPIPRTLALLIYGDLDVSIIDELPPGRQKIKTYAVGEQTRPRIDRFIDNQCAAGGQAYVVCPLVEDSEATDTQRHSAEQTAQRLKTVLPHRRIGLVHGRTKTAEKEQIMRDFADGNLDILVSTTVIEVGVNVPNATLMVVENADCFGMSQLHQLRGRVGRGSRQSFCIFYGADKGADARERLRTLVHTGDGFAIAQKDLEMRGAGDFFGTRQHGLPPLKLADLAGDARLLEQAQQAADALMARDPQLKTAPLLRQRIVRLFEQHGEGSFN; encoded by the coding sequence ATGAAGCTGACGGATGACGTTCGGTTTGTGCGAGGCATCGGCCCAAAAAAGGCGGAACTGCTGCACAAGCTCGGCATTGACACGCTGGCTGATGCCGTCCAGTGCTATCCGCGCGGATATGAGGACCGCACCGCTGTTGTACCGATTTTTGAACTGCTGGACGGAGAAAAATTCTGTGTCCATGCGATTGTCGGAGCGCAGCCGAAAACAGCACATATCCGAAAGGGGATGGACGTCACAAACTGCCGCGTGTATGACAAGACCGGCTTGCTATCCCTGCGTTTTTTTAATAACAAATACGCAGCGTCTGTACTGGAAGTCGGAAAGGAATATGCATTTTACGGAAAAGTACAGGCGGAAGGCAGACAATTCGTCATGATTGCGCCGGAATTTGAGCCTGTGCAAGCAAAAGAAAAAACCGGACGCATTTTACCGCTGTATCCGCTAACGGCAGGCCTGCATCAAACGGATTTTTATAAAATCACAGATGCGGCTTTGGCTGCTTTGCCGGAAAACTATCCGGACTTTCTTCCGGAGGCAATTCGAAAGCAGCAGCAGTTCCCTCCACTGGGGCAAGCCCTGCACAGCATGCACCGCCCGCAAACCCTCGAACAGGCGCAGCAGGCGCGCAAGCGCATGGCTTTTGAAGAATTGTTTCTGCTTGCCTGCGGCATGAAGTTTTTGCGTACCGGCCGAGCCGACAAAAAAGGGGCACATCTGCGCGATTTGAGCCTGCGGGAATTTTACCGTGTTCTGCCGTTCTCTCTGACCGGTGCACAGCAGCGAGCCATTGAAGCGTGCACGATGGATATTGCAGAGGGAAAGCCGCTCAGCCGCTTGATACAGGGCGACGTCGGCTCCGGCAAGACCATGGTAGCTGCTGCCCTGTGTTATCTGGCTGCAAAAAACGGTAAGCAGGCCGTGATGATGGCGCCGACAGAGCTGCTCGCCCGCCAGCACATGGAAACTTTGCAGCCGATTCTGCACAAGCTGGGTATTTCCTGCGGCTTATTGGTCAGCGCGATGCGCGCCAAGGAAAAACGAGAAATTGTAGATGAGATTTCTTCCGGCAAACTATCCGTGATTATCGGCACGCACGCCGTCCTCAGTGAACACGTGCAGTTTTGTGATTTGGCGCTTGCCGTTGTCGATGAGCAGCACCGGTTTGGTGTAAACCAGCGCGCCGCCTTGACAGAAAAAGGCGAAAATGTTCATCTGCTCGTCATGTCCGCAACCCCGATTCCGCGCACGTTGGCACTGCTGATTTACGGCGATTTGGACGTTTCTATTATAGATGAGCTCCCGCCGGGACGACAAAAAATCAAGACGTATGCCGTCGGAGAACAAACACGCCCGCGCATCGACCGGTTTATCGACAACCAATGCGCCGCAGGCGGACAGGCTTACGTTGTGTGCCCGCTTGTCGAGGACAGCGAAGCGACGGATACGCAGCGGCACAGTGCCGAACAGACCGCGCAGCGGCTCAAAACGGTTTTGCCGCATCGGCGCATCGGGTTAGTACACGGGCGCACGAAAACCGCAGAAAAAGAGCAAATCATGCGCGATTTTGCGGACGGAAACCTAGATATTCTGGTTTCTACCACGGTGATTGAAGTCGGTGTCAACGTGCCGAACGCAACACTGATGGTCGTGGAAAATGCCGATTGCTTCGGCATGTCTCAGCTGCATCAGCTGCGCGGACGCGTCGGACGCGGAAGCAGACAGTCATTTTGTATCTTTTACGGCGCGGACAAGGGTGCCGATGCACGGGAGCGACTGCGCACGCTGGTGCATACCGGCGACGGCTTTGCCATTGCACAAAAAGATCTTGAAATGCGCGGCGCAGGCGATTTCTTCGGCACGCGGCAGCACGGCCTACCGCCGCTGAAGCTGGCGGATTTGGCTGGTGATGCGCGCCTGTTGGAGCAGGCGCAGCAGGCAGCCGATGCGCTCATGGCACGCGACCCGCAATTGAAAACCGCTCCCCTGCTGCGCCAGCGCATTGTGCGCCTATTTGAGCAGCACGGAGAAGGGAGCTTTAACTGA
- a CDS encoding cation diffusion facilitator family transporter: MKREQQIQTAEQTAMRVSAVSIVGNIILSLFKLMAGILAHSGAMISDAVHSASDVFSSIVVIIGVKLSAKASDKEHPYGHERMECVAAVILAGILLATGLGIGLEAVKNIVSRDYQSLAVPGILAEIAAIVSIVSKEAMYQYTRWNAKKIDSSALMADAWHHRSDALSSVGALLGIFGARMGYPVLDPVASLIICVFIAKAATQIFLDATNKMVDHACEPELEQKMRACIEQQPGVLRLDVLRTREFGNKIYVDVEIAADAQETLEKAHETAQIVHNAIETNFPKVKHIMVHVNPMKE, encoded by the coding sequence ATGAAGCGAGAACAACAAATACAAACAGCAGAGCAAACGGCTATGCGCGTGTCTGCGGTGAGCATTGTCGGAAATATAATCCTGTCGCTGTTTAAGCTGATGGCAGGTATCTTGGCGCATTCCGGCGCCATGATTAGTGATGCGGTGCATTCCGCATCCGATGTATTCAGCAGCATTGTCGTGATTATCGGCGTCAAGCTGTCGGCAAAGGCGTCGGACAAAGAACATCCATATGGACATGAACGCATGGAATGTGTTGCCGCTGTTATTCTGGCGGGCATTTTGCTTGCGACCGGTCTCGGCATCGGCTTGGAAGCGGTCAAAAATATTGTGTCCCGCGATTATCAATCGCTGGCGGTTCCGGGTATTTTGGCAGAGATTGCAGCCATTGTTTCGATTGTATCCAAAGAGGCGATGTATCAGTACACGCGCTGGAATGCAAAGAAGATTGATTCTTCGGCACTGATGGCGGATGCATGGCATCATCGTTCGGATGCGCTGTCCTCTGTCGGCGCCCTGCTCGGCATCTTTGGTGCACGCATGGGCTATCCGGTGCTGGATCCGGTTGCCAGCCTGATCATTTGTGTGTTTATCGCAAAGGCAGCCACGCAGATTTTTCTGGATGCCACCAATAAGATGGTGGATCATGCCTGCGAGCCGGAATTGGAACAGAAAATGCGCGCCTGCATTGAGCAGCAGCCGGGCGTGCTGCGTTTGGATGTGCTGCGCACGCGCGAATTTGGCAATAAAATCTATGTCGATGTGGAAATTGCCGCCGATGCGCAGGAAACGCTGGAAAAGGCACACGAAACAGCACAAATCGTGCACAATGCCATTGAAACAAACTTCCCGAAGGTCAAGCACATTATGGTGCATGTCAATCCGATGAAGGAATGA
- a CDS encoding DUF3783 domain-containing protein, whose protein sequence is MQVFLFHVPLKTEKQVAQLLRPYGISVRTISREQYTVPLGVLLGLRKAGRMLPSLGLEFAEPMLLMHGLPDDMVDAVLAQLKAAKISIDLKAITTPTNLEWNAMQMYAELRRERKKFFANRK, encoded by the coding sequence ATGCAGGTATTCTTGTTTCATGTGCCGCTCAAGACAGAAAAACAGGTGGCGCAGCTTTTGCGGCCGTATGGCATCTCTGTGCGCACAATTTCCCGCGAACAGTATACCGTGCCGCTTGGCGTGCTGCTCGGTCTGCGCAAAGCAGGGCGCATGCTGCCATCGCTGGGATTGGAATTTGCAGAGCCGATGCTGCTCATGCACGGCTTGCCGGATGACATGGTAGATGCTGTGCTGGCACAGCTGAAAGCGGCGAAAATTTCCATTGATTTAAAGGCGATTACCACGCCGACAAATTTGGAATGGAACGCCATGCAGATGTATGCGGAACTGCGGCGAGAGCGGAAAAAATTTTTTGCCAATCGAAAATAA
- a CDS encoding ABC transporter substrate-binding protein has translation MKTRQKITAWLAGACLMGALLTGCAGTDAQQDAGSGTVNTGSGEPVAQADKNVQAVASFSLAYNENDGLDPLACTSEENKLLSQLCFERLFLLNENFEPQMELCASVQRNSAKSYTLTIRDGVKFHSGEQLKPSDVVYSLNNARLRDDSTYQEQLSCISSVKYSGSEIYIRLKTAKSEKALEALLDVPIFCKGSEDDEIPDGSGPYKITKSDDGGIHAVPFEQWSGGVIQFCDSITLQPIANSAGAVNLLGTGQLSMLVQRDAEETAASGAKYTKTVGTSRMHYLGINCNDTPLDNKNVRTALSMLMDRDTIAQTCFAGRADAAALPAKKIPDGVKAPSFNQEAAVKLLKKAGIYDRDNDGYLEIRGGSDFKLQIIYNKQYGTKGAVLEQYAKTLNEMGIQTKVIPLEFEECQSRLSRGRYQMYYGEYEMTTDLDLSSIISRNGDRNFGDYRSTTMTSALSDLNNATEDEYDTAYQTYLTCFAQETPIIPIVFERRLISAVEDFPKGFDPWPDQIFHGLGSWSATS, from the coding sequence ATGAAAACCAGACAAAAAATCACTGCTTGGCTGGCGGGAGCCTGCCTGATGGGCGCGCTGCTTACCGGCTGCGCAGGCACAGACGCGCAGCAGGATGCGGGTAGCGGAACCGTGAACACAGGCTCCGGAGAACCGGTGGCACAGGCGGATAAAAATGTACAGGCTGTAGCCTCGTTTTCGCTGGCATATAACGAGAACGATGGACTGGATCCGCTGGCGTGTACGTCCGAGGAAAATAAGCTGCTCAGTCAGCTGTGCTTTGAACGGTTGTTCTTGTTAAATGAGAACTTTGAACCACAGATGGAACTGTGCGCGAGCGTGCAGCGAAACAGTGCCAAATCATATACCTTGACCATTCGCGATGGGGTGAAGTTCCACTCCGGTGAGCAGCTCAAGCCGTCCGATGTTGTGTATTCCCTCAACAATGCGCGTCTGCGCGATGACTCGACCTATCAGGAACAGCTGTCGTGCATTTCGTCCGTGAAATACTCCGGCAGCGAGATTTATATTCGCTTAAAGACGGCAAAGTCGGAAAAGGCGCTGGAAGCACTGCTCGATGTGCCGATTTTCTGCAAGGGCTCAGAGGACGATGAGATTCCGGACGGTTCCGGTCCGTATAAAATTACAAAATCCGATGACGGCGGCATACATGCCGTTCCGTTTGAACAGTGGAGCGGCGGTGTGATTCAGTTCTGTGACAGCATCACGCTGCAGCCAATTGCCAACAGTGCAGGTGCAGTCAATCTGCTGGGTACCGGTCAGCTCTCTATGCTGGTGCAGCGGGATGCGGAGGAAACGGCGGCATCCGGTGCCAAGTACACCAAGACGGTAGGCACAAGCCGCATGCATTATCTCGGCATCAATTGCAATGATACGCCGCTGGACAACAAAAATGTCCGCACGGCGCTGTCCATGCTGATGGATCGAGACACCATTGCACAGACCTGCTTTGCGGGGCGGGCAGATGCGGCGGCGCTGCCAGCGAAAAAGATTCCGGACGGCGTAAAGGCACCCTCCTTCAATCAGGAGGCAGCAGTCAAGCTGCTCAAAAAAGCGGGCATCTATGACAGAGACAACGACGGATATTTGGAAATCCGCGGCGGCAGCGATTTCAAGCTGCAGATTATCTATAATAAGCAGTACGGCACCAAGGGCGCTGTGCTGGAGCAGTACGCAAAGACACTCAATGAAATGGGCATTCAAACCAAGGTCATCCCGTTGGAATTTGAGGAATGTCAGTCCCGCCTGTCGCGCGGCAGATATCAGATGTATTATGGAGAATATGAGATGACGACGGATCTCGATTTGTCCTCGATTATTTCCCGAAATGGTGACCGCAATTTTGGCGATTACCGCAGCACAACGATGACAAGCGCGCTCAGTGACCTCAACAATGCAACGGAAGATGAGTATGACACGGCGTATCAGACATATCTGACGTGCTTTGCACAGGAAACACCGATTATTCCCATTGTGTTTGAGCGCCGGCTTATTTCTGCGGTTGAGGATTTCCCAAAGGGCTTTGACCCGTGGCCGGATCAGATTTTCCACGGTCTGGGCAGCTGGTCGGCAACGTCATAA